A genomic window from Planctomycetota bacterium includes:
- a CDS encoding fatty acid desaturase: protein MDDSLNPVSLPSAPTPQPEPAKAERGIDHRDEHFHRLPAWIQGVNAMAVVLPFAGIILAAVLLWGWGFSWVHAGILAGMYLVTAVGITVGYHRLFTHKSFETGRIMTSIMAVLGAMALEGPVLKWVATHRLHHQHSDDHADPHSPHHHGEGIIGMLMGLYHAHMGWLLRGDPKKLYRYVPDLSQDRLIRVLSDYWFLWFIIGLIIPTVLGGLLTMSWWGAFLGFVWGGLVRVFLVHHVTWSINSVCHMWGTRPFASHDESRNNVIFGILGLGEGWHNNHHAFPTSARHGLRWWEFDASYILIRVMEKLGLAWNVRVPSKQRLEAKANDR from the coding sequence ATGGATGATTCCCTGAACCCCGTCTCACTCCCGTCCGCGCCGACCCCTCAGCCCGAGCCGGCGAAGGCCGAACGCGGCATTGATCATCGCGACGAGCATTTCCACCGCCTGCCCGCATGGATTCAGGGCGTCAACGCGATGGCCGTAGTTCTCCCGTTCGCGGGGATCATTCTCGCGGCCGTGCTCCTCTGGGGATGGGGATTCAGTTGGGTCCACGCGGGGATCCTCGCGGGGATGTACCTCGTCACCGCCGTCGGGATCACCGTCGGCTATCACCGGCTATTCACGCACAAGTCGTTCGAAACCGGGCGAATCATGACGTCGATCATGGCCGTCCTTGGTGCAATGGCGCTCGAAGGTCCCGTGCTCAAGTGGGTCGCCACCCACCGCCTGCACCACCAACACTCCGACGACCACGCCGACCCACACTCGCCCCACCACCATGGCGAAGGCATCATCGGCATGCTCATGGGTCTCTACCACGCTCACATGGGCTGGCTGCTGCGCGGCGACCCCAAGAAGCTCTACCGATATGTCCCGGACCTTTCGCAGGACCGACTCATCCGCGTACTCAGCGACTATTGGTTCCTTTGGTTCATTATCGGGCTGATCATTCCGACCGTGCTCGGCGGGCTTTTGACCATGTCGTGGTGGGGTGCATTCCTCGGCTTCGTCTGGGGCGGGCTTGTCCGCGTGTTCCTCGTGCATCACGTCACGTGGAGCATCAACTCCGTCTGCCACATGTGGGGCACCCGGCCGTTCGCGAGCCATGACGAGTCACGCAATAACGTCATCTTCGGCATCCTCGGCCTCGGCGAGGGCTGGCACAACAACCACCACGCCTTCCCGACCTCCGCACGCCACGGCCTGCGTTGGTGGGAGTTCGACGCGAGCTACATCCTCATTCGCGTGATGGAAAAGCTCGGCCTCGCCTGGAACGTGCGCGTGCCCTCCAAGCAACGCCTCGAAGCCAAAGCCAACGACCGATAG
- a CDS encoding glycosyl hydrolase family 8, whose protein sequence is MQTIETLEHRRLLAVIGEADIFTGAQIEDPDVRGAAPAGTLTFDNAYTDPIVVLGPATSNDGSSVIGRLANPTATGVDVYLDEWDHDDGIHGTESLGYVVLERGVHTLANGQRVVAGSTPMGLRWVNDIDLGMTFSSTPVIFATVVNSRDPRTMAVRINDVTASSFDMMLQLEEAAPVPRGGGALKAKPAIVNWIAIEPGPGTAGVDFAAGRTETTVDQTGEWLPFGVRLAPDVQPVTLGQIQTFNDSDPAALRYTTANRDGFYGYIEEEVSKDAEVTHGNEVVGYVGFDVGDIRTANVPIGDGAYAFADSFAATVPSLTQAEMDAEIAASYDQWKARNVTSSGANGFRRVKGENFNFGGQSYPNATVSEGIGYGMLLAVYNDDQALFDDLWNYAQFHFSVNGEGLMNWLIDQNGVPVQNFNNATDGDLDIAFALVAAEQFWGGYRQDALDIIDAILTFNINPDNSIRGGIVNSPVATNLSYAMPGWFRVFADFSGVDRWNDVTDRFYEILDLSEANQGNNFVGLFPGDTTQVGVPYVPGEEFYGYNACRIPWRIVADYIWYGTDDALQRSADFNTFFTDVGWQSIRDGYALDGTAFGGWFNSGSAAYVGPAAASMLTSDNPDLQRQAWDATVAADFQGYYMMELRLMTMMMMAGRWQNPLASATPSGTFIAEDPPTFRSPRTFTPTTLFADGPRGLQLDDLLA, encoded by the coding sequence ATGCAGACCATTGAGACACTCGAACACCGCCGACTTCTCGCGGTGATTGGCGAAGCCGACATCTTCACGGGCGCACAGATCGAAGACCCCGACGTCCGTGGCGCGGCCCCGGCCGGGACGCTCACCTTCGACAACGCCTACACCGACCCCATCGTCGTGCTCGGCCCCGCGACCAGCAACGACGGTTCGTCGGTCATCGGCCGGCTCGCCAATCCCACCGCCACCGGCGTCGATGTGTATCTCGACGAGTGGGACCACGACGACGGCATCCACGGCACCGAGTCGCTCGGCTACGTCGTTCTCGAACGCGGCGTCCACACCCTTGCCAACGGCCAACGGGTCGTCGCCGGCTCGACGCCGATGGGCTTGCGCTGGGTGAACGACATCGACCTGGGGATGACGTTTTCGTCGACCCCGGTGATCTTCGCGACCGTCGTCAACAGCCGCGATCCTCGGACGATGGCGGTGCGGATCAATGACGTGACGGCATCGAGTTTCGACATGATGTTGCAGTTGGAGGAAGCAGCGCCGGTGCCGCGAGGCGGCGGTGCGCTCAAGGCCAAGCCGGCGATCGTGAACTGGATCGCGATCGAGCCCGGCCCGGGTACCGCCGGCGTCGACTTCGCCGCGGGCCGCACCGAAACCACCGTCGATCAGACCGGCGAGTGGTTGCCGTTCGGCGTCCGACTCGCGCCCGACGTGCAGCCCGTGACGCTCGGGCAAATCCAAACGTTCAACGATTCGGACCCCGCCGCCCTGCGCTACACGACCGCCAACCGCGACGGGTTCTACGGGTACATCGAGGAAGAGGTTTCCAAGGACGCCGAGGTCACCCACGGCAATGAAGTCGTCGGCTACGTCGGCTTCGATGTAGGTGATATTCGCACGGCCAACGTGCCGATCGGCGACGGCGCTTACGCCTTCGCGGACAGCTTCGCCGCGACCGTGCCAAGCCTGACCCAGGCGGAGATGGACGCCGAGATCGCCGCGTCGTACGACCAGTGGAAGGCTCGCAACGTCACGTCCTCCGGGGCCAACGGCTTCCGACGCGTCAAGGGCGAGAACTTCAACTTTGGCGGCCAGTCCTACCCCAACGCCACCGTCTCCGAAGGCATCGGCTACGGCATGCTGCTCGCCGTCTACAACGACGATCAGGCACTCTTCGATGACCTTTGGAACTACGCGCAGTTCCATTTCTCGGTCAACGGCGAAGGCCTGATGAACTGGCTCATCGACCAGAACGGCGTTCCCGTCCAGAACTTCAACAACGCCACCGATGGCGATCTGGACATCGCCTTCGCGCTGGTCGCCGCCGAGCAGTTCTGGGGCGGATACCGGCAAGACGCGCTCGACATCATTGATGCGATCCTCACGTTCAACATCAACCCCGACAACTCCATCCGCGGCGGCATCGTCAACTCTCCCGTCGCGACCAACCTTTCCTACGCCATGCCCGGCTGGTTCCGCGTCTTCGCCGACTTCTCCGGCGTTGATCGCTGGAACGACGTGACCGACCGCTTCTACGAAATCCTCGACCTCTCCGAAGCCAACCAGGGCAACAACTTCGTCGGCCTGTTCCCCGGCGACACGACCCAAGTCGGCGTGCCGTATGTGCCCGGCGAGGAGTTCTACGGGTACAACGCCTGCCGCATCCCGTGGCGGATCGTCGCCGACTACATCTGGTACGGCACCGACGATGCGCTGCAACGCTCGGCCGACTTCAACACGTTCTTCACCGACGTCGGCTGGCAGAGTATCCGCGACGGCTACGCGCTCGACGGCACCGCCTTCGGCGGCTGGTTCAACAGCGGCAGTGCCGCCTACGTCGGACCCGCCGCGGCGTCGATGCTCACCAGCGACAACCCCGACCTGCAACGCCAGGCCTGGGACGCCACCGTCGCCGCCGACTTCCAGGGCTACTACATGATGGAGCTTCGGCTGATGACCATGATGATGATGGCCGGCCGGTGGCAAAACCCCTTGGCCAGCGCCACCCCCAGCGGCACGTTCATCGCCGAGGACCCGCCAACCTTCCGTTCTCCACGCACCTTCACGCCAACGACCCTCTTCGCCGACGGCCCACGCGGCCTTCAACTCGACGACCTCCTTGCGTGA
- a CDS encoding DNA polymerase IV, whose product MFWQRAILHVDMDAFFASVEQRDAPELRGKPVLVGGTGKRGVVSAASYEARPFGCRSAMPMSVALRLCPHAIVVKGRFDAYREANRKIMAIFQKRTDLVQPISIDEAFLDVSGSQRLFGDPVDMARAIRAEVHDATALTCSVGVAKNKFLAKLASDLDKPDGLTVIEPGTEQATLDPLDIGRIWGIGPKTAQKLRGRGLRTIADLRELPDGFLDRSLGKLGRRVRALIHGVDERQVHSDRKAKGISQEQTFGDDIGDPDVLRSVLLGQIESVAGRLRRSGRRARTVQVKLRFGDFRTYTRRRTLGEPTDVTRELWQAVEAIFDAWAVDHFAPLRLIGCGVSDIVDGVEVSLFPDPQRDRMRAVDKATDAIREKFGKSAIVRGNAPIRR is encoded by the coding sequence ATGTTCTGGCAGCGTGCCATTCTCCACGTCGACATGGACGCGTTCTTTGCGTCGGTGGAGCAGCGTGACGCGCCGGAACTTCGTGGCAAGCCGGTGCTTGTCGGCGGGACGGGCAAGCGTGGCGTCGTCTCTGCGGCGAGCTATGAAGCACGGCCGTTCGGTTGTCGCAGCGCCATGCCGATGTCCGTCGCACTGCGGCTTTGCCCGCACGCGATCGTCGTCAAGGGCCGCTTCGACGCCTACCGCGAGGCCAACCGGAAGATCATGGCGATCTTCCAAAAACGAACCGATCTTGTTCAGCCGATCAGCATCGACGAAGCGTTCCTAGACGTGAGCGGCAGCCAACGGTTGTTCGGTGATCCGGTCGACATGGCCAGGGCGATTCGTGCCGAGGTCCACGATGCGACGGCGCTCACCTGCTCGGTGGGCGTGGCGAAGAACAAGTTCCTGGCGAAGCTCGCGAGCGATCTCGACAAGCCTGACGGGCTGACGGTGATCGAGCCGGGCACGGAGCAGGCAACGCTCGACCCGCTGGACATCGGTCGCATCTGGGGCATCGGCCCGAAGACGGCGCAGAAGCTGCGCGGGCGTGGGCTGCGGACGATCGCCGACCTGCGTGAGTTGCCCGACGGCTTTCTCGATCGTTCGCTCGGCAAACTGGGTCGGCGCGTGCGGGCGTTGATCCATGGCGTCGACGAGCGGCAGGTGCACTCGGATCGCAAGGCCAAGGGCATCAGTCAGGAGCAAACCTTCGGCGATGACATCGGCGACCCCGACGTATTGCGCAGCGTGTTACTCGGGCAGATCGAGTCGGTTGCGGGCCGATTGCGGAGAAGCGGGCGTCGGGCGCGGACGGTGCAGGTGAAGCTGCGGTTCGGCGACTTTCGCACTTACACGCGGCGGCGGACACTCGGCGAGCCGACGGACGTGACGCGCGAGTTGTGGCAAGCGGTCGAGGCGATTTTCGATGCGTGGGCGGTCGATCACTTCGCGCCGTTGCGACTGATCGGCTGCGGTGTTTCGGACATCGTCGATGGCGTCGAGGTGTCGCTTTTCCCCGACCCGCAGCGTGACCGGATGCGTGCGGTTGACAAGGCCACCGATGCGATCCGCGAGAAGTTTGGCAAATCCGCGATCGTTCGCGGCAACGCACCGATTCGCCGGTGA
- a CDS encoding porin: MNKGIIGIVGLCVLLAGAPAWAETSEPPETPTHGELLERLELLEREIQKLRAEQREQTRHLSVAEIDAAVQQVLEDAGDRSVMPSFAGATAGYDTTFFLQSEDGAFKLKPYFLLQFRGAVQFDDEDETESGFELRRTRFGFLGHALEKVKYFFLWESLRDGGRTRLLYAFGDVPLGNGWTMRFGQFKDPGSIEWNTSATRQLAVDRSLVNNVLSGFNIGFVQGVTFTHQTDTTRVTFGYTDGVNTFNTPFTGGSDPLGDGDFGLTARADYKPFGSWKSTADLSAVANPMTDPTLLLSLSASHTGAGDETVTFVTADMLAKSGDQPLVFFAAVHALQAELDLDTGTNVGGVVQVGYGVTEQVEVFGRAGITHLDSSDLDPTGAGTYPEFTAGFNRFFNGHKAKFTFDATLYPEGAPRTISGIGVFGNDNTQVVIRGQIQLQL, translated from the coding sequence ATGAACAAGGGCATCATCGGGATCGTCGGGTTGTGTGTATTGCTCGCTGGAGCGCCAGCTTGGGCCGAGACATCGGAGCCGCCCGAGACGCCAACGCACGGGGAGTTGCTCGAACGGCTGGAGTTGCTGGAGCGGGAGATTCAGAAGCTGCGGGCCGAGCAACGGGAGCAGACCCGGCACCTTTCGGTTGCGGAGATCGACGCGGCGGTTCAGCAGGTTCTGGAAGACGCCGGGGATCGCTCGGTGATGCCATCGTTCGCCGGCGCAACGGCGGGCTATGACACGACATTCTTCCTGCAAAGCGAGGACGGCGCGTTCAAGCTCAAGCCGTACTTTCTGCTTCAGTTCCGTGGGGCCGTGCAGTTCGATGACGAAGACGAGACCGAGAGTGGTTTCGAACTACGCCGGACGCGGTTCGGTTTTCTCGGGCACGCCCTCGAGAAGGTGAAGTACTTTTTTCTTTGGGAGTCGCTGCGCGACGGCGGACGAACTCGGTTGCTTTACGCTTTCGGCGATGTGCCTCTGGGCAACGGCTGGACCATGCGGTTCGGGCAGTTCAAAGACCCGGGCAGTATCGAGTGGAACACCAGCGCGACCCGCCAACTCGCGGTCGATCGCTCGCTGGTCAACAACGTCCTCAGCGGATTCAACATCGGTTTCGTGCAGGGCGTGACCTTCACCCACCAGACGGACACGACGCGCGTCACCTTCGGCTACACCGACGGTGTCAACACGTTCAACACCCCCTTCACCGGCGGTAGCGACCCGCTGGGCGATGGCGACTTCGGCCTTACCGCCCGTGCGGATTACAAGCCCTTTGGTAGTTGGAAAAGCACGGCTGATCTCTCGGCCGTGGCCAATCCGATGACCGACCCCACTTTGCTACTGAGCCTCAGCGCCAGCCACACCGGTGCCGGCGATGAAACCGTCACGTTCGTCACCGCCGACATGCTGGCCAAGTCCGGGGACCAGCCTCTGGTCTTCTTCGCCGCCGTCCACGCGCTCCAGGCCGAGCTCGACCTCGATACCGGCACCAACGTGGGTGGTGTCGTGCAGGTTGGCTACGGTGTGACAGAGCAGGTCGAGGTCTTCGGCCGCGCCGGCATCACTCACCTTGATAGCTCCGATCTCGATCCCACCGGTGCCGGTACTTACCCGGAGTTCACCGCCGGGTTCAACCGCTTTTTCAACGGGCACAAAGCCAAGTTCACCTTCGACGCCACGCTCTACCCCGAAGGAGCACCCAGAACCATCAGCGGCATAGGCGTCTTCGGTAATGACAACACGCAGGTCGTCATCCGCGGGCAGATTCAGTTGCAGTTGTAG
- a CDS encoding HD domain-containing phosphohydrolase → MRCLSIDEIKPGTKLAEPIRGPGGIVLLQAGCELTPTYLAELRARGMASLYIDDKKFSDVNPIRPVAAATRATVDRKLRNSVGKLGDKVANLRESLGEAPDIHSPGFASDVRDALGPDALQPVVESVDALLGDMSKAVGDDAVLTGLGSLRTHDSYTFDHSMDVTILGLLLARQAGWAPIRLRPFAVGLLLHDIGKIFIDPSILNKPGKLDDAEFERMKAHPEIGYGMVRALLGEQLGPLPAQVAYQHHEKQDGTGYPRGLRGSNRLGEGQSGMIHDFGALAAVADVYDAIASDRPYRAGMPTDKACRIIIEAAGTHLNERAVGLFKETVAPYPTCSEIEILSGRWMNHRAIVVSSGARTFKRPRVRLVTDPDGNDCPPKDIDLRRFPKIEFRGVTAKRARDMDHDDHTDIDAHLAEAA, encoded by the coding sequence ATGCGCTGCCTATCGATCGATGAGATCAAACCCGGTACGAAACTTGCCGAGCCCATCCGTGGCCCCGGGGGGATTGTACTGCTGCAAGCGGGTTGCGAGCTCACGCCGACTTACCTTGCCGAACTGCGTGCGCGCGGCATGGCGAGTCTCTACATCGACGACAAGAAGTTCTCGGACGTAAACCCGATTCGCCCCGTCGCCGCGGCAACCCGTGCGACCGTCGATCGCAAACTTCGCAACTCCGTCGGTAAGCTCGGTGACAAGGTCGCCAACCTCCGCGAATCACTCGGAGAAGCTCCCGACATTCACTCACCCGGCTTCGCGTCCGACGTGCGCGATGCACTCGGGCCTGATGCGTTGCAGCCAGTCGTCGAGAGTGTCGACGCCCTGCTCGGCGATATGAGCAAAGCCGTCGGCGACGACGCGGTGCTCACCGGACTCGGGTCGCTACGCACGCACGACTCCTACACGTTCGACCACTCGATGGACGTGACGATCCTCGGACTGCTGTTGGCCCGACAGGCCGGCTGGGCACCGATTCGCTTGCGTCCGTTCGCGGTCGGACTGTTGCTCCACGACATCGGCAAGATCTTCATCGACCCGAGCATTCTCAACAAACCCGGCAAGCTCGATGACGCCGAGTTCGAGCGGATGAAAGCCCACCCCGAGATCGGCTACGGCATGGTCCGTGCGTTACTCGGCGAACAGCTCGGACCGCTGCCCGCACAAGTCGCCTACCAACACCACGAAAAACAGGACGGCACCGGCTACCCACGCGGGCTGCGCGGCTCTAATCGGCTCGGCGAAGGACAGTCGGGCATGATCCACGACTTCGGCGCACTCGCCGCCGTTGCCGACGTTTACGACGCCATCGCGTCTGATCGTCCTTACCGCGCGGGCATGCCGACCGACAAGGCCTGCCGCATCATCATCGAAGCGGCCGGCACACACCTGAACGAACGGGCTGTCGGCCTCTTCAAGGAAACCGTCGCGCCCTACCCGACCTGCAGCGAGATCGAGATCCTCAGCGGGCGCTGGATGAACCACCGGGCCATCGTCGTCAGCAGCGGTGCCCGAACGTTCAAGCGACCCCGGGTCCGACTCGTCACCGACCCCGACGGCAACGATTGCCCGCCCAAGGACATCGACTTACGCAGATTCCCCAAGATCGAGTTTCGCGGCGTCACCGCCAAGCGGGCACGCGACATGGACCACGACGATCACACGGACATCGACGCCCACCTCGCCGAAGCCGCGTGA
- a CDS encoding flavodoxin family protein gives MSQLSDRQQADCDSNPYDFVGISALFINCTLKPSPRTSHTRGLMDVAAAVMRANNVEVEFVRAVDHDIPPGVYPDMTEHGFETDEWPALYEKVKAADILVLGTPIWLGEKSSVCTKVIERLYGESGKLNKDGQYAYYGKVGGCVVTGNEDGVKHCAMNILYSLGHLGYTIPPQADCGWIGPAGPGPSYLDDGSGGPSNDFTQRNTTFMAWNLMHLARMFRAEGGFPAHGNQREKWDAGCRFDHPNPDYR, from the coding sequence ATGAGCCAACTTTCGGATCGCCAGCAGGCGGATTGCGACTCCAATCCGTATGACTTTGTGGGGATATCGGCGTTGTTCATCAACTGCACGCTCAAGCCGTCGCCGCGGACGAGTCACACGCGGGGGTTGATGGACGTGGCGGCGGCGGTGATGAGGGCGAACAACGTCGAGGTCGAGTTTGTTCGGGCCGTGGACCATGACATCCCGCCGGGCGTTTACCCGGACATGACCGAGCACGGCTTCGAGACGGACGAATGGCCGGCGTTGTACGAGAAGGTGAAGGCCGCCGACATTCTCGTGCTCGGCACGCCGATCTGGCTCGGCGAGAAGTCATCGGTCTGCACCAAGGTGATCGAACGCTTGTACGGCGAATCCGGCAAACTCAATAAGGACGGCCAGTACGCCTACTACGGCAAGGTCGGCGGCTGCGTCGTCACCGGCAACGAAGACGGCGTCAAGCACTGCGCGATGAACATTCTCTACTCGCTGGGCCACCTCGGCTACACGATCCCGCCCCAGGCCGACTGCGGCTGGATCGGCCCGGCCGGCCCGGGACCGAGCTATCTCGACGACGGCTCCGGCGGACCGTCCAACGATTTCACCCAGCGCAACACCACATTCATGGCGTGGAACCTGATGCACTTGGCCCGCATGTTTCGGGCCGAGGGCGGCTTCCCCGCGCACGGCAACCAACGCGAGAAATGGGACGCCGGTTGTCGCTTCGATCATCCGAATCCTGATTACCGTTGA
- a CDS encoding PQQ-dependent sugar dehydrogenase, with the protein MRSTMLLAFGTTMLFTALPACGQAQPLDEPVTPVDEAPAATGWKAVEVVGGLQRPWGIAFLPDDNFDNGLTALITEKPGRLRVMVDGELRDAAVTGLPEIFAGGQGGLMDVSLHPYFEDTRFVYITYSAGNGQSNYTALARGVLSDDMTALENVEVIFEVNERKRGGQHFGSRILWLPDDTMLLSIGDGGNPPSSVEGKLARDHAQDTHAHLGKTLRLDDNGAPAPANPFMADPDAFGAVYTLGHRNIQGMDIHPETLQVWATEHGARGGDELNLIEPGNNYGWPEATYSREYAGPRISDRTSIDGAIDPVIVWTPCIAPSGLAFYTGDADGNAALSDWQGDLFAGGLVLRQIRRIKFDENNQPIPGAEGQETLQFNSRIRDVRNGPDGFLYVLTDEGNGQLLRIEAE; encoded by the coding sequence ATGCGAAGCACGATGCTCTTGGCGTTTGGGACGACGATGTTGTTTACGGCGTTGCCGGCTTGTGGGCAGGCGCAGCCCTTGGACGAGCCGGTTACGCCGGTCGATGAGGCACCGGCCGCCACCGGATGGAAGGCCGTCGAGGTCGTTGGCGGTCTGCAACGGCCGTGGGGCATCGCGTTTCTGCCGGATGACAACTTCGACAACGGGCTGACCGCGTTGATCACCGAGAAGCCGGGCCGACTGCGGGTGATGGTCGACGGCGAACTGCGCGACGCGGCAGTGACTGGGCTGCCGGAGATTTTCGCCGGGGGCCAGGGCGGGCTCATGGACGTCTCGCTGCACCCCTACTTCGAGGACACACGTTTCGTCTACATCACTTACTCCGCGGGCAACGGCCAGAGCAACTACACCGCACTCGCCCGGGGCGTTCTGTCCGACGACATGACCGCACTCGAAAACGTCGAGGTCATCTTCGAGGTCAACGAACGCAAGCGCGGCGGGCAGCACTTCGGCTCACGCATCCTCTGGCTCCCCGACGACACCATGCTCCTCTCCATCGGCGACGGCGGCAACCCGCCCTCATCCGTCGAGGGCAAACTCGCCCGTGACCACGCCCAGGACACCCACGCCCACCTCGGCAAAACCCTCCGCCTCGACGACAACGGCGCGCCCGCACCGGCCAATCCGTTCATGGCCGACCCCGACGCGTTCGGTGCCGTCTACACCCTGGGCCATCGCAACATCCAAGGCATGGACATTCACCCCGAGACGCTGCAGGTCTGGGCCACCGAACACGGCGCACGTGGCGGTGACGAGCTCAACCTCATCGAGCCGGGCAACAACTATGGCTGGCCCGAAGCGACCTATTCCCGCGAATACGCCGGTCCGCGCATCAGCGACCGCACCAGCATCGACGGCGCGATCGACCCGGTGATCGTCTGGACCCCGTGCATCGCACCGTCGGGATTGGCGTTCTACACCGGCGACGCCGACGGCAACGCGGCGCTCTCGGATTGGCAAGGCGATCTCTTCGCCGGCGGCCTCGTGCTTCGCCAGATCCGTCGCATCAAGTTCGACGAGAACAACCAACCCATCCCCGGAGCCGAAGGTCAGGAAACGCTTCAGTTCAACAGCCGTATCCGCGACGTCCGCAACGGCCCCGACGGCTTCCTCTACGTCCTCACCGACGAAGGCAACGGTCAGCTACTACGTATCGAAGCGGAGTAA